One part of the Arvicanthis niloticus isolate mArvNil1 chromosome 15, mArvNil1.pat.X, whole genome shotgun sequence genome encodes these proteins:
- the LOC117720897 gene encoding putative vomeronasal receptor-like protein 4, whose amino-acid sequence MSSLENVLYFQAVLGVLPNMFLLLFYTFIILGHRPKPMDLISCQLTLVHIMMFLTGANICIEDKFESLNIKNDIKCKGMFYTSRVMRGQSICITCLLSVFQAITISPSTSLLAKFKQKLKKYVNNALFYMWFFNLSVCSNMLFYVGGFSNVNETQQMKVTKYCSLFPMNYIVRGLIIILSTSRDVFLVAVMLTTSAYMMNILQRHQRQCKYLHSSSHLIASPEKKATKTILLLVVFFVVMYWVDFIISLTSLLLWIYTPVILTAEKFVIYAYPTITPLVQIISDKRIINVLKNLQSKLYWIF is encoded by the coding sequence ATGTCTTCATTAGAGAATGTTCTTTATTTCCAAGCTGTGCTTGGAGTCCTACCCaatatgtttcttcttcttttctatacTTTCATAATCCTAGGTCACAGACCTAAACCCATGGATCTCATCTCCTGTCAACTGACCCTGGTTCACATAATGATGTTCCTCACTGGGGCAAATATTTGCATTGAAGACAAATTTGAGTCACTAAACATTAAGAATGACATCAAATGTAAGGGAATGTTTTACACAAGTAGGGTAATGAGAGGTCAATCTATCTGTAtcacctgccttctgagtgtgttCCAAGCCATCACAATCAGTCCCAGTACCTCTTTGCTGGCAAAATTtaaacagaaacttaaaaaatatgtgaacaatgcattattttatatgtggTTTTTCAATTTATCTGTCTGTAGTAACATGCTCTTTTATGTTGGTGGTTTTTCCAATGTGAATGAGACCCAGCAGATGAAGGTCACTAAATACTGCTCACTCTTCCCCATGAACTACATTGTCAGGGGATTAATTATTATACTGTCAACCTCCAGGGATGTGTTTCTTGTAGCAGTCATGCTGACCACAAGTGCATATATGATGAATATTTTGCAAAGGCATCAGAGACAATGCAAGTATCTTCATAGCAGCAGCCACCTGATAGCATCCCCTGAGAAAAAGGCTACCAAGACCATCCTGCTGTTGGTAGTTTTCTTTGTGGTCATGTACTGGGTGGACTTCATCATCTCACTCACCTCACTCCTGTTATGGATCTATACTCCGGTCATCCTGACTGCTGAGAAGTTTGTGATATATGCCTATCCCACAATTACTCCTTTGGTACAAATCATTTCTGATAAGAGAATAATCAATGTGCTGAAAAACTTGCAGTCAAAGTTATACTGGATTTtctga